The Nitrospirales bacterium genome includes a window with the following:
- a CDS encoding glycosyltransferase family 4 protein translates to MQPTMSDHRKLRVLLLVDSLYWATGNFARHVVTDNPRIEAIIASQYMVRQFLWRFGRFPLSFDVVHFLNTKTMEPFCGRVPVAVTLHHVDSSTHVRFLDDADAIMTVSGQWQHYVLDRGFPKEKVSVVPFAVDHQAFHPATRLERGDTRRMLKIPDDAVVIGFSGRRTSDNDGRKGMDCLVSGLKKMQKRCANLVALIVGPGWKALVRRLNQEQIHSVHIPYQLDHGSVARSYRALDVYWVTSRVEGGPVPLLEAMASGIPCLSTPVGAALDLVEHGQNGWIVPFDRPDLFVDRTLELIGNRALGQQIGQAARATVIQERSWEHTKERLSQLYERAIANFRGRRTNSVPCEFVQETSSWGLKPVSTELSGCFDEFGPNVKHWVKACEYVRGAKMLFRLDEWSWALKLLGRALKAAPSDANMWRQTSWMLAREGRKKIRRVIKGDTGLKKAKTVNLSNG, encoded by the coding sequence ATGCAACCGACCATGTCCGACCATCGCAAGCTTCGTGTCCTGCTTCTGGTCGATTCGTTGTATTGGGCGACCGGGAATTTTGCCAGGCACGTTGTAACGGACAATCCACGTATCGAGGCGATCATCGCATCGCAATACATGGTCAGACAGTTTCTGTGGCGATTTGGACGATTTCCTCTATCGTTTGATGTTGTCCACTTCTTGAACACCAAGACGATGGAGCCATTTTGCGGTCGCGTGCCTGTCGCGGTGACGCTTCATCATGTCGATTCGAGTACGCATGTCCGGTTTCTCGATGATGCGGATGCCATTATGACGGTATCTGGGCAATGGCAGCACTATGTATTAGATCGAGGTTTTCCAAAGGAGAAAGTCAGTGTAGTCCCTTTTGCCGTCGACCACCAGGCGTTTCATCCAGCCACACGGCTTGAGCGCGGCGATACTCGACGCATGCTGAAAATTCCTGATGATGCGGTGGTGATAGGATTCTCTGGCAGACGCACGAGTGATAATGACGGAAGAAAGGGCATGGATTGTTTAGTGAGCGGGCTCAAAAAGATGCAGAAGAGGTGCGCGAATCTGGTGGCTTTAATCGTTGGTCCAGGATGGAAGGCTCTGGTTCGACGATTGAATCAAGAACAGATTCATTCGGTTCATATTCCCTACCAACTCGATCATGGGAGTGTGGCGAGGTCATATAGAGCGCTTGATGTCTATTGGGTCACGTCTCGCGTCGAAGGAGGTCCTGTCCCGCTTCTTGAAGCGATGGCCAGTGGCATTCCATGTCTGTCAACGCCGGTTGGAGCGGCGTTGGATTTAGTAGAGCATGGACAAAACGGATGGATCGTCCCTTTTGATCGTCCCGATCTCTTTGTTGACAGGACGTTGGAACTCATAGGTAATCGAGCACTTGGACAACAAATAGGTCAAGCGGCACGAGCGACGGTCATTCAAGAACGATCATGGGAGCACACGAAAGAACGTTTGAGCCAATTGTATGAGCGGGCAATCGCAAATTTTCGGGGCCGGCGAACAAATTCAGTCCCCTGTGAGTTCGTGCAAGAAACGTCTTCCTGGGGATTGAAGCCAGTCTCGACGGAACTGTCCGGATGTTTTGATGAATTTGGACCAAACGTGAAACACTGGGTCAAGGCGTGTGAATATGTCCGCGGGGCTAAAATGTTGTTCCGGCTAGATGAGTGGTCATGGGCCCTGAAGTTGTTAGGGCGAGCATTGAAAGCAGCCCCAAGTGATGCCAACATGTGGAGGCAAACAAGTTGGATGCTGGCGCGTGAAGGTCGAAAAAAAATTAGACGAGTGATAAAAGGGGATACAGGCCTTAAGAAAGCTAAAACAGTCAATTTGTCTAATGGCTAA
- a CDS encoding DUF2141 domain-containing protein: MPHDQAIHSLTKTLCRRSFSLILFVFFSLSNLTLPALNEASAAAPSDNCVRSAYPILIHVHGLRNAQGSIKAKLYGENPEEFLVTGKKLDSKRESVNQPVTIVCLQAPQPGIYAIVVHHDENSNKKLDRNWIGIPKEGVGFSNNPELFLAAPEFHDVTFHVVDGTTKLDITIQY, encoded by the coding sequence ATGCCACACGATCAAGCCATTCACAGTTTGACTAAGACATTGTGCCGGCGATCCTTTTCTCTGATCTTGTTCGTTTTTTTCTCGTTATCCAACTTAACGCTACCGGCTCTTAACGAGGCGTCGGCTGCGGCCCCCTCAGACAACTGTGTCAGATCCGCATATCCCATCCTGATTCACGTACATGGACTTCGCAATGCACAGGGGTCGATCAAGGCAAAACTCTATGGAGAGAATCCAGAGGAATTTCTTGTCACGGGGAAAAAGCTCGATTCAAAACGGGAATCAGTCAACCAGCCTGTTACCATCGTCTGCCTACAAGCCCCGCAACCCGGCATCTATGCCATTGTCGTACATCACGACGAAAACAGCAATAAGAAATTAGACCGAAATTGGATCGGAATTCCCAAAGAAGGTGTCGGTTTTTCGAATAATCCAGAATTGTTTCTAGCTGCACCTGAATTTCACGATGTGACATTTCACGTCGTGGATGGCACGACGAAATTAGATATTACGATCCAATATTAG
- a CDS encoding ABC transporter ATP-binding protein/permease, which produces MSLLLAFGRAYPWASFLTLLSLLIAGIMEGLSLSTLLPLLSTAINSQSSQSSGGGQGQVATEAGPGQLILDGLTRMGFSPSLGALLVVIVFGILLKNVFLLLANRQVGYTMAHVATDQRLALLRALLNTKWEYYVRQPAGTLVNAVATEAQRSASAYHFAANVTAVSIQVFVYTCVAFLVSWKVTLTAISASLCLLFVLNKLIRIAKRAGRRQTKLLKSLLSVMTDSLRSVKPLKAMAREALFSSLLESETKKLNKAIRRQVMSREALRASQEPMLTILVAIGLYVALVKWEMPFATVMVLVLLLAQMLSRLGKVQRQYQEMVVFESAYWSLRDTIEQAERARENTSGIQTPTLDDCLRVEHVTFAYDKRTIFEDLSLTIPAGYFTSIVGPSGVGKTTVVDLAIGLIRPQRGEVLLDDQPLSQIDLRAWRKMIGYVPQETLLLHDSVYRNVTLGDPDLQDQDVEYALRAAGAWAFVQDLPEGAHSSVGEHGSRLSGGQRQRIAIARALAQRPKLLILDEATSALDSETEAAICQTLRDLRGGMTILAISHQTGLIEAADRVYRLEHGAAAIVVDRSSAEPRSSPL; this is translated from the coding sequence CTCACTCTCCTTTCGTTGTTGATTGCCGGAATCATGGAAGGGTTAAGTTTATCCACCCTTCTTCCACTCTTGAGTACCGCGATTAACAGTCAGTCTTCTCAGTCAAGTGGTGGGGGCCAGGGACAAGTGGCAACCGAAGCTGGGCCAGGGCAGTTAATCCTGGATGGCTTGACTCGAATGGGATTCTCCCCTTCCCTGGGTGCCCTTCTCGTGGTCATTGTATTCGGCATTTTGCTCAAGAATGTGTTTCTCTTGTTAGCCAACCGGCAAGTCGGCTATACGATGGCGCATGTTGCCACGGATCAACGGTTGGCGCTTCTCCGGGCGCTCTTGAATACGAAATGGGAATACTACGTGCGGCAGCCCGCTGGAACGCTGGTCAATGCCGTCGCGACTGAAGCCCAACGATCCGCCAGTGCCTATCATTTCGCGGCCAATGTTACCGCGGTGTCAATCCAGGTGTTTGTGTATACTTGTGTGGCGTTTTTAGTCTCGTGGAAAGTCACCTTAACCGCGATCAGCGCGAGTCTGTGCCTCCTATTCGTCCTCAATAAGTTAATCAGGATAGCCAAGCGGGCTGGCCGAAGACAAACCAAACTGTTGAAGTCTTTGCTTTCCGTGATGACTGATAGTCTTCGTTCAGTGAAGCCTTTGAAAGCCATGGCGCGGGAGGCGCTTTTCAGTTCTCTCTTAGAATCAGAGACGAAAAAATTAAACAAAGCCATTCGACGGCAAGTCATGAGTCGAGAAGCCCTACGAGCTTCTCAAGAACCGATGCTGACGATTCTCGTCGCGATTGGGTTGTATGTCGCATTGGTCAAATGGGAAATGCCGTTTGCCACGGTCATGGTTCTGGTTTTGTTGTTAGCGCAAATGCTCAGCCGACTCGGAAAAGTGCAACGCCAGTACCAGGAGATGGTGGTGTTTGAAAGCGCTTATTGGTCCTTGCGCGACACGATCGAACAGGCAGAGCGCGCGCGTGAAAATACGTCTGGAATCCAGACGCCGACGCTTGACGATTGCCTCCGGGTTGAGCACGTGACGTTTGCCTATGACAAGCGAACGATTTTTGAGGATTTGTCTCTGACGATTCCTGCCGGGTATTTCACGTCTATCGTTGGCCCGTCGGGAGTAGGCAAAACAACCGTCGTGGATTTAGCCATCGGGTTGATTCGACCTCAGAGGGGAGAGGTGCTGCTTGATGATCAGCCATTGAGCCAGATTGATCTCAGGGCATGGAGGAAGATGATCGGTTATGTTCCGCAAGAAACATTACTCCTGCACGATTCCGTCTACCGGAACGTGACGTTAGGAGATCCAGATTTACAAGACCAAGACGTTGAATATGCGCTACGTGCAGCGGGGGCTTGGGCATTCGTTCAAGATTTGCCGGAAGGTGCCCATAGTTCGGTCGGGGAGCATGGCAGTCGTCTTTCTGGCGGGCAAAGGCAGCGAATCGCCATTGCTCGAGCTTTAGCTCAGCGACCCAAGCTCCTGATCTTAGATGAAGCGACGAGCGCTCTCGATTCGGAAACCGAAGCGGCGATCTGCCAAACCTTGCGGGATCTTCGGGGGGGGATGACGATTCTTGCCATATCGCATCAAACGGGCTTAATTGAAGCGGCCGATCGAGTATACCGCTTAGAGCATGGGGCAGCGGCGATCGTGGTGGATCGGTCGTCCGCGGAGCCACGCTCGTCTCCACTGTAG